From Brevibacillus marinus, a single genomic window includes:
- the hutU gene encoding urocanate hydratase, protein MNTDKRIIRAPRGRQLQAKGWVQEAALRMLMNNLDPEVAEHPENLIVYGGIGKAARNWAAFDAIVESLRNLEEHETLLIQSGKPVAVFRTHKDAPRVLLANSNIVPAWANWETFHELDKKGLIMYGQMTAGSWIYIGSQGIVQGTYESFAECARQHFGGSLKGTITVTAGLGGMGGAQPLAVTMNEGVVIAIEVDRTRIEKRIETRYCDMMVETLDEAIRLAQEAKAEKRPLSIGLLGNAAEILPEMLRRGFIPDIVTDQTSAHDPLNGYLPAGMTMEEGARLRKEDPERYVKQAKASMAVHVRAMLEMKKRGSVVFDYGNNIRQVAYDEGVKNAFDFPGFVPAFIRPQFCEGKGPFRWVALSGDPEDIYKTDEVILREFSYNTHLCNWIRMAREKIAFQGLPARICWLGYGERARFGRIINDMVASGELSAPIVIGRDHLDSGSVASPNRETEAMKDGSDAIADWPILNALLNTAAGASWVSVHHGGGVGMGYSLHAGMVVVADGSEDAAKRLERVLTTDPGMGVVRHADAGYELAIETAKQKGIKIPMLNQKG, encoded by the coding sequence ATGAATACGGACAAACGGATCATCCGCGCCCCAAGAGGCAGACAGCTTCAGGCGAAAGGATGGGTGCAGGAAGCGGCCCTGCGCATGCTGATGAACAATCTTGACCCGGAGGTGGCCGAACATCCGGAAAATCTGATCGTGTACGGCGGAATTGGCAAGGCGGCGAGAAACTGGGCGGCTTTTGACGCCATCGTCGAATCCCTGCGCAACCTGGAAGAACATGAAACGCTGCTGATCCAGTCCGGCAAACCGGTTGCGGTGTTCCGCACCCACAAGGATGCGCCCCGCGTGCTGCTGGCCAATTCCAACATCGTGCCGGCCTGGGCCAACTGGGAGACGTTCCATGAGCTGGACAAAAAAGGGCTGATCATGTACGGGCAAATGACGGCCGGAAGCTGGATCTACATCGGCAGCCAGGGGATCGTTCAGGGAACGTATGAATCGTTTGCGGAATGCGCAAGACAGCACTTCGGCGGTTCGCTGAAAGGCACCATCACCGTAACGGCCGGTCTGGGCGGAATGGGCGGAGCTCAGCCGCTTGCCGTTACCATGAACGAGGGGGTCGTCATTGCCATCGAGGTGGACCGGACGCGCATCGAGAAGCGGATCGAGACCCGGTATTGCGACATGATGGTGGAAACGCTGGACGAAGCGATCCGGTTGGCCCAGGAAGCCAAGGCGGAAAAACGGCCGCTCTCCATCGGGCTGCTCGGCAACGCGGCGGAGATACTGCCGGAGATGCTGCGGCGCGGATTTATTCCGGACATCGTGACCGATCAAACCTCGGCCCATGATCCGTTAAACGGTTATCTGCCGGCCGGCATGACGATGGAGGAAGGAGCACGGCTGCGCAAGGAAGATCCCGAACGGTATGTGAAACAGGCAAAAGCCAGCATGGCCGTCCATGTCCGGGCGATGCTGGAGATGAAGAAACGCGGCTCAGTTGTCTTCGACTACGGCAACAACATCCGGCAGGTGGCCTATGACGAAGGGGTGAAAAATGCGTTTGATTTCCCCGGCTTCGTTCCCGCTTTCATTCGCCCGCAGTTCTGCGAAGGCAAAGGGCCGTTCCGCTGGGTAGCCCTGTCGGGTGATCCCGAGGATATCTACAAGACGGACGAAGTGATCCTGCGCGAATTCTCCTACAACACCCACCTGTGCAACTGGATCAGGATGGCGCGGGAAAAGATCGCCTTCCAGGGCCTGCCTGCGCGCATTTGCTGGCTTGGCTACGGCGAGCGCGCCCGTTTCGGCAGAATCATCAACGACATGGTGGCATCGGGCGAGCTGTCGGCCCCCATCGTGATCGGGCGCGACCATCTGGATTCCGGCTCGGTAGCCTCCCCCAACCGGGAGACGGAAGCGATGAAAGACGGCAGCGACGCCATTGCGGACTGGCCGATTCTCAACGCGCTGCTCAACACGGCCGCCGGTGCAAGCTGGGTGTCGGTGCATCACGGCGGCGGGGTCGGCATGGGCTATTCCCTGCATGCGGGCATGGTGGTGGTGGCGGATGGCAGTGAAGATGCGGCCAAGCGGCTGGAACGCGTCCTCACCACAGACCCCGGCATGGGCGTTGTCAGACACGCCGACGCCGGCTATGAGCTGGCCATCGAAACGGCCAAACAAAAGGGCATCAAGATTCCGATGCTGAACCAAAAGGGATGA
- the hutI gene encoding imidazolonepropionase, translated as MEQRTYIKNAAQVITVGGASDAPKRGAEMEDLRIIEQGGVVCENGRIRFVGPDAEAEAFVRSLGGADTVIDAAGKIVTPGLVDPHTHLVFAGSRERELEMRLQGATYLEILKQGGGILYSTAQTRAATEEELLQESWKRLNRFLQHGVTTVEAKSGYGLTVEDELKQLRVARQLHERHPVDVVSTFMGAHAVPQEYKHDPDEYVRIVIEEMLPRVAAEKLAEFCDVFCEQGVFTVEQSERILEAGKQWGLIPKIHADEIVSFGGAELAAKVGAISADHLLKASDEGMRAMAQAGVIAVLLPATALFLMEQPARARALIEAGVPVALSTDRNPGSSPTESLPLVMNLACLTMKMTPAEVITASTINAAHAIGRGREIGSIEPGKKADLVVFDAPNYVYLQYNFGVNLVDTVLKDGRVVVKEGRIV; from the coding sequence ATGGAGCAGAGAACCTATATCAAGAATGCGGCGCAGGTCATCACGGTCGGCGGGGCAAGCGACGCTCCGAAAAGGGGCGCCGAGATGGAAGATCTGCGGATCATTGAACAGGGGGGAGTGGTCTGCGAGAACGGGAGGATACGCTTTGTCGGGCCGGATGCGGAAGCGGAAGCCTTCGTCCGTTCGCTAGGTGGAGCGGATACGGTGATCGACGCGGCCGGCAAAATCGTCACTCCCGGCCTGGTTGATCCCCATACCCATCTGGTGTTTGCAGGCAGCAGGGAACGGGAACTGGAGATGCGGCTGCAGGGTGCCACCTATCTGGAGATTCTGAAGCAGGGCGGGGGTATCCTGTACTCCACCGCCCAAACCCGCGCCGCCACCGAAGAGGAGCTGCTGCAGGAGTCGTGGAAACGGCTGAACCGGTTCCTGCAGCACGGTGTCACCACGGTGGAAGCCAAGAGTGGCTACGGCCTTACGGTGGAAGACGAATTGAAGCAGCTTAGGGTTGCGCGCCAATTGCACGAACGCCATCCGGTCGACGTGGTTTCCACCTTTATGGGGGCGCATGCGGTGCCGCAGGAATACAAGCACGATCCCGACGAATACGTACGCATCGTGATCGAGGAGATGCTGCCCCGGGTGGCCGCCGAGAAGCTGGCCGAGTTTTGCGATGTGTTTTGCGAACAGGGCGTGTTTACGGTGGAGCAGTCGGAACGGATTCTGGAGGCGGGGAAACAGTGGGGATTGATCCCCAAAATCCACGCCGACGAAATCGTCTCTTTCGGCGGGGCGGAACTGGCCGCCAAAGTGGGAGCCATCTCGGCGGACCACCTGCTGAAAGCATCCGACGAGGGCATGCGGGCAATGGCGCAGGCAGGCGTTATTGCCGTGCTGCTGCCGGCAACGGCCCTCTTCCTGATGGAGCAGCCGGCACGGGCGCGCGCGCTCATCGAAGCGGGGGTGCCGGTTGCGCTCTCGACCGACCGCAATCCCGGTTCCAGCCCCACGGAATCGCTGCCGCTGGTGATGAATCTGGCCTGCCTGACCATGAAAATGACCCCCGCCGAGGTGATTACCGCCAGCACCATCAACGCCGCCCATGCCATCGGGCGCGGCCGGGAAATCGGCAGCATCGAACCAGGCAAAAAAGCGGATTTGGTGGTATTCGATGCGCCCAACTACGTATACCTGCAGTACAACTTTGGCGTCAATCTGGTCGATACCGTGCTGAAGGATGGCCGTGTAGTGGTCAAGGAAGGGAGGATCGTATGA
- the ytvI gene encoding sporulation integral membrane protein YtvI, whose protein sequence is MTADNWVVRLFQVIRFLWVVLCIVATYLAVRFLTPLLFPFLIALIIALVINRPVTWLTEKGRIPRWLSVLVILLFLLALIGGLATLVIAAVVVETGELLQRLPGLINELTGYVQQLISQEVLTNLYDRFAFFYAQLDESYRQTLDENISAALHTISNAGKEMALDLLNFVKNRLLALPDTATMLVISVLAAFFISKDFYLWQTRFRRLLPSGVNSRIDQVVKTLRGALVGFIKAQLSLISITAAIVIVGLLILRVEYAVTIGLLTGLVDLLPYLGTGTVFVPWIVYAFFKGEYSLVIGLSILYGIVVVVRQVIEPKVVADNVGLDPLLTLIALFVGLHLFGFWGLIIGPVSLVVINALVRANVLADLWAYIKGKPS, encoded by the coding sequence CTGACAGCTGATAACTGGGTGGTAAGGTTGTTTCAGGTCATCCGCTTTCTCTGGGTGGTCCTGTGCATCGTTGCCACCTACCTCGCAGTGCGGTTCTTGACACCATTACTTTTCCCATTTCTAATCGCCCTAATCATCGCGCTCGTCATCAATCGCCCCGTCACCTGGTTAACCGAAAAAGGGCGCATTCCCCGTTGGCTGTCCGTTCTCGTGATTCTCTTGTTTCTGCTGGCGCTGATCGGCGGTTTGGCCACCCTCGTGATCGCAGCAGTCGTCGTGGAAACCGGCGAACTGCTGCAAAGGCTGCCCGGGCTGATCAACGAGCTGACCGGCTATGTACAGCAGCTGATTTCCCAGGAAGTGCTGACCAACCTGTACGATCGCTTCGCCTTCTTCTACGCGCAGCTGGACGAGAGCTACCGGCAGACGCTGGACGAGAACATCTCGGCGGCGTTGCACACGATTTCCAACGCGGGCAAGGAGATGGCCCTCGACCTGCTGAACTTTGTCAAGAACAGGCTGCTCGCCCTTCCCGATACGGCCACCATGCTGGTGATCTCCGTTTTGGCCGCCTTTTTTATCAGCAAGGATTTCTACCTCTGGCAAACCCGCTTTCGCCGGCTGCTGCCGAGTGGCGTGAACAGCCGGATCGACCAGGTTGTCAAGACACTGCGCGGCGCGCTGGTTGGCTTCATCAAAGCGCAGTTGTCGCTCATCTCCATCACGGCGGCGATTGTGATCGTCGGCCTCTTAATCCTGCGCGTCGAGTACGCGGTGACCATCGGGCTTTTGACGGGACTCGTCGATCTTCTGCCGTACCTCGGTACGGGCACCGTGTTTGTGCCCTGGATCGTCTACGCCTTTTTTAAAGGCGAGTACAGTCTGGTTATCGGTCTGTCCATTCTGTACGGGATCGTCGTCGTGGTGCGGCAGGTCATCGAGCCGAAAGTCGTGGCTGACAACGTGGGGCTCGATCCCTTGCTGACCCTGATCGCCCTGTTTGTCGGACTTCATCTGTTCGGCTTTTGGGGCCTGATCATCGGTCCGGTCAGCCTGGTGGTGATCAACGCCTTGGTCAGGGCGAATGTGCTGGCCGATCTGTGGGCCTACATCAAGGGAAAGCCTTCCTAA
- a CDS encoding helix-turn-helix domain-containing protein, whose protein sequence is MNVLVAEKSDFQRNGLKWMLEQSGLAIERFTEATNAKDLFEQAFTGQHQLLLVDVDMLSHDDWKSMPEVTKTSVVIGITETKDFDLAIRCMEAGCYRLFVKPLAIQSFMEAIQQVGGTTTRRPHAKDGAARREALKKEWISTLIHGQVTNLREVWDQAIQLGYDALPSSVMVARISRLNELMKNKSDAWRRQVLSQVFHTVQAFSQDTGMIATLIQDEFVLLYTPKKGEQKHELVENMKKLGLRLHQEVKARTGYVLNIACGDEYKNPMLLYHSYEEAKRLLSLEFYFSSGRICAYADFPALFNKEIIDEIDVPFDEEEITRGNLAFLCSELEKKLVRLKEGGVSPLYYKLTLMYVWLKMTKHFHYTEQEQFRSFLQKGELFLNCESADDLLAKWKGFMEELAENAVFSTHHLMIDRVLDFINANFHQPITLEQAAEHINRSPYYLSHLFKKVMNMTFVEYITQVRIKRAKELLLMDEYTISDIAASIGYQDPNYFSRVFKAICGVSPKKWKTQKKLETTRMARSGKGDFTTLQKVTTYHNSV, encoded by the coding sequence ATGAATGTCTTGGTCGCGGAGAAGAGTGACTTTCAGCGCAATGGCCTGAAGTGGATGCTGGAGCAATCCGGCTTGGCGATCGAGCGCTTCACGGAAGCAACCAACGCCAAGGATCTGTTCGAACAGGCGTTCACGGGTCAGCATCAGCTGCTGCTCGTGGATGTGGACATGTTGAGCCATGACGATTGGAAAAGCATGCCGGAAGTCACCAAAACATCCGTTGTGATTGGCATCACGGAGACGAAGGATTTTGATCTGGCCATCAGATGCATGGAAGCCGGGTGCTATCGGCTGTTCGTAAAACCGCTCGCCATCCAATCTTTCATGGAAGCGATCCAACAGGTCGGGGGAACGACGACAAGGCGCCCCCATGCCAAAGATGGGGCTGCCAGACGGGAAGCATTGAAAAAAGAGTGGATTTCCACGCTGATCCATGGGCAGGTGACCAATCTGCGCGAAGTCTGGGATCAGGCCATCCAGTTGGGATATGATGCGCTCCCCAGCAGCGTGATGGTGGCCAGGATCAGCCGCCTGAACGAGCTGATGAAGAACAAATCGGACGCGTGGCGCAGGCAGGTTCTTTCCCAGGTCTTCCATACCGTGCAGGCTTTCAGTCAGGATACCGGCATGATCGCCACGCTGATCCAGGATGAGTTTGTCCTGCTGTACACCCCGAAAAAAGGGGAACAGAAGCATGAACTGGTGGAGAACATGAAAAAGCTTGGGCTGCGGCTGCATCAGGAGGTAAAAGCGCGGACGGGGTATGTGCTCAATATCGCCTGCGGGGACGAATACAAAAACCCGATGCTCCTCTACCACTCCTATGAAGAGGCGAAGCGCCTCCTATCCCTGGAGTTTTATTTTTCGTCAGGCAGAATCTGTGCCTATGCCGACTTTCCCGCCCTGTTCAACAAGGAGATCATCGATGAGATTGACGTGCCGTTTGACGAAGAAGAGATCACCAGGGGAAACCTGGCGTTTCTCTGCAGCGAACTGGAAAAGAAACTGGTCCGGCTGAAGGAAGGCGGGGTGTCCCCGCTTTATTACAAGCTGACGCTGATGTATGTCTGGCTCAAGATGACGAAACATTTCCATTATACAGAGCAGGAGCAGTTCCGATCCTTCCTGCAGAAGGGGGAACTCTTTCTGAACTGCGAATCGGCCGATGACTTGCTGGCCAAATGGAAGGGATTTATGGAAGAGCTGGCGGAGAATGCGGTGTTCTCCACCCATCATCTGATGATTGACCGGGTGCTAGACTTCATCAACGCCAACTTTCACCAGCCCATCACGCTGGAGCAGGCGGCCGAACATATCAACCGCAGTCCTTATTATTTGAGCCATTTGTTCAAAAAAGTGATGAACATGACGTTTGTCGAGTACATCACCCAGGTGCGCATCAAACGGGCCAAAGAGCTGCTGCTCATGGACGAATATACCATTTCGGACATTGCCGCTTCCATCGGGTATCAGGATCCCAACTATTTCAGCCGGGTGTTCAAGGCGATCTGCGGCGTTTCCCCGAAAAAGTGGAAAACGCAAAAAAAACTAGAAACGACAAGAATGGCAAGATCGGGTAAAGGCGACTTCACAACATTGCAAAAAGTTACAACTTACCATAATTCCGTCTAG
- a CDS encoding acyl-CoA thioesterase yields MSKPMHWNTEIRVRYSETDQMGVVYHANYLHWFEVGRTDFLRGAGFSYRELEELGLLLPVTDASLSYKQPARYDDVVVVRTRISRLTPLRLAFGYEITRPRDGQLLVTGETMHAFTSAAFKPVRLSRQLPELYAWLEEAYNASQATRAQENAAT; encoded by the coding sequence ATGAGCAAGCCCATGCATTGGAACACAGAGATCCGTGTAAGATACAGTGAAACCGATCAGATGGGCGTGGTCTACCATGCCAATTATCTGCACTGGTTTGAAGTGGGGAGAACCGATTTTTTGCGCGGCGCGGGATTCAGCTACCGTGAGCTGGAGGAGCTGGGGCTGCTGCTGCCGGTTACCGACGCATCGCTTTCGTACAAGCAGCCCGCCCGCTATGACGATGTGGTGGTGGTGCGGACACGCATTTCCCGGTTGACGCCGCTGCGCCTGGCGTTCGGCTACGAAATCACCCGGCCGCGCGACGGTCAACTGCTGGTTACGGGAGAGACGATGCACGCCTTCACCAGCGCGGCGTTTAAACCCGTCCGCCTCTCCAGGCAGCTGCCCGAGCTCTATGCCTGGCTGGAAGAGGCGTACAACGCCAGTCAAGCAACCCGGGCGCAGGAGAACGCTGCAACATAG
- the hutU gene encoding urocanate hydratase — MNAMGKAVHSSAEGLRCKNWQTEGILRLLQNTIDPDVAEDPDHLVVYGTGKAARSKEAVAAIMQTLERLDEDETLLIQSGKPVAVFRTTEMAPRVIAVNSVVVPAYANWKQFRQLERKGLTMYGQSTASAWSYIGTQGILQGTYETFHAVARQHFQGTLAGKWVLTSGLGGMGSAQPTAIKMNQGICLIVEVDREKVARSIKYNICDVTTDHLEEAIRYVMDAKRTRTSLNVALVGNAADVYQELLRREIIPDVVTDQTSAHDLLNGYIPTEYTVEHAKLIRKQVPDMYLRDAKMTVVQHVKAMLGFLKKGSIVFDYGNNIRQQAFESGLKEAFTISNFVPLYIRELQCEGLSPFRWIALSGHPADIYAIDQLLLKQLDNERVKQWIEYAQANIRFQGLPARVCWMNAKERIWLAERVNAMVAEKVLRAPVVFTRDHMDAGSMASPLRETEGMKDGSDVIGDWPILNTLLNTANGATMVSFHSGGGVGIGYSLHAGMSIVVDGSQRTAEKLSNLFLGDVGVSLVRYADAGYEIADKTAREAGLKRIQP; from the coding sequence ATGAATGCGATGGGGAAAGCGGTCCATTCTTCCGCAGAGGGGTTGCGCTGCAAAAATTGGCAAACGGAAGGAATTCTGCGATTGCTGCAAAACACCATCGATCCGGATGTCGCAGAAGATCCCGATCATCTCGTGGTGTATGGCACAGGGAAAGCGGCCCGCAGCAAAGAGGCGGTGGCGGCCATCATGCAAACGCTGGAGCGCTTGGATGAGGACGAGACGCTGCTCATCCAATCCGGCAAACCGGTTGCGGTCTTCCGCACGACGGAAATGGCGCCGCGCGTGATCGCCGTCAACTCGGTGGTGGTGCCTGCCTATGCCAACTGGAAACAATTTCGGCAGCTGGAGCGGAAAGGGCTGACGATGTACGGTCAGTCAACCGCCAGCGCCTGGTCCTATATCGGCACCCAGGGCATTTTGCAGGGCACCTATGAGACGTTTCATGCGGTGGCCAGGCAGCATTTTCAGGGAACCCTGGCCGGCAAGTGGGTGTTGACCAGCGGGCTTGGCGGGATGGGCAGCGCCCAGCCGACCGCGATCAAAATGAATCAGGGCATCTGCCTCATCGTCGAAGTTGACCGGGAGAAAGTGGCGCGCAGCATCAAATACAACATATGCGATGTGACCACGGATCATCTGGAGGAAGCGATCCGCTACGTGATGGACGCCAAGCGCACCCGCACCAGCCTCAATGTCGCCCTGGTGGGAAATGCCGCCGATGTCTATCAGGAACTGCTGCGTCGGGAGATCATCCCCGATGTGGTAACGGACCAGACATCCGCCCACGATCTGTTGAACGGATATATCCCCACGGAGTATACGGTGGAACATGCCAAACTCATCCGCAAGCAGGTTCCCGACATGTACCTGCGGGACGCCAAAATGACCGTTGTGCAGCACGTGAAGGCGATGTTAGGATTTCTAAAAAAGGGTTCAATTGTATTTGACTACGGAAACAATATCCGCCAACAGGCGTTCGAATCCGGGCTTAAAGAGGCCTTTACGATATCCAATTTCGTTCCGCTTTATATCCGGGAACTGCAGTGCGAGGGGCTGAGTCCTTTCCGCTGGATCGCTCTTTCCGGCCATCCGGCGGATATCTATGCGATTGACCAATTGCTGCTGAAGCAGCTTGACAATGAACGGGTAAAGCAGTGGATCGAATACGCGCAGGCCAATATCCGCTTCCAGGGGCTGCCGGCCAGGGTGTGCTGGATGAATGCCAAGGAGCGCATCTGGCTGGCGGAACGGGTAAACGCCATGGTGGCGGAGAAGGTCCTGCGCGCCCCCGTCGTTTTCACGCGGGATCACATGGATGCCGGGTCGATGGCTTCGCCGCTGCGGGAAACGGAGGGGATGAAGGATGGGAGCGACGTCATTGGGGACTGGCCCATACTAAACACCCTGTTGAACACGGCAAACGGCGCCACGATGGTGAGCTTTCATTCCGGAGGCGGAGTGGGGATCGGCTATTCGCTTCATGCCGGCATGAGCATCGTGGTGGACGGCAGTCAGCGCACCGCCGAAAAATTGTCCAACCTCTTTCTTGGCGACGTGGGGGTCAGTCTGGTGAGGTATGCTGACGCCGGATACGAGATCGCCGACAAAACCGCCCGGGAAGCGGGGCTGAAACGAATTCAGCCGTAA
- a CDS encoding FxsA family protein: protein MFRLLVLLFIVVPAIELWGLIAVGKWIGGWTTVGMVILSGVLGAWLAKQQGLQVLRLVQLQLSRGELPTNALLDGLLVLGGGMLLLTPGFFTDIAGLVLLIPYTRMFVRFFLKKWIVSLIASGRITMIFRR from the coding sequence ATGTTTCGCCTTTTGGTGCTGTTGTTTATCGTCGTACCGGCGATCGAACTGTGGGGATTGATTGCGGTTGGCAAATGGATCGGCGGCTGGACAACCGTGGGCATGGTGATTCTGTCCGGCGTCCTGGGAGCCTGGCTGGCCAAACAGCAGGGATTGCAGGTGCTGCGCCTCGTGCAGCTGCAGTTGTCGCGCGGCGAACTGCCGACCAATGCGCTGCTGGACGGCCTTCTGGTTCTCGGCGGCGGCATGCTGCTGCTGACACCGGGATTTTTCACCGATATCGCCGGCCTGGTGCTGCTGATTCCCTACACCCGCATGTTCGTGCGTTTTTTCCTGAAAAAATGGATCGTGTCGCTGATCGCGTCCGGCCGGATCACGATGATCTTCCGCCGTTAG
- a CDS encoding agmatinase family protein gives MTNGYGYIDPPQMKWNVAAPPRPEMRMNQLIRPHVQGEPFDVGLLGVPLSRSSISPSAASENPNAIRMIWKSFAAYNIDYDTDLSTLRIVDLGDVKMHVTDIPRCHHNIEQGLLEVLDRNPPFLPVMIGGDHSITNPLVKAVKQHHRDKTIGIVQFDTHFDLRDLRDGGPSNGTPIRGLIESHTVSGQHVVNIGLHGYFNTYSLKQYADQHGVRYVTLREMKRKGIEQVVAEAVEYLRQRVDLIYVTVDIDVLDVAFAPAAPASTPGGMSPWELFDALYLLGKEPLVCGMDLVCLDPFRDHRHMGTVKTGAHAILNLLCGYMAR, from the coding sequence ATGACGAACGGCTATGGCTACATTGATCCCCCGCAGATGAAATGGAACGTTGCCGCGCCGCCGCGGCCGGAGATGCGGATGAATCAGCTGATCCGGCCGCATGTCCAGGGAGAGCCGTTCGACGTGGGCCTGCTGGGCGTCCCGCTTTCCCGCTCGTCCATCAGTCCGTCGGCTGCCAGCGAGAATCCCAATGCCATCCGGATGATCTGGAAATCGTTTGCGGCCTACAATATTGATTACGATACCGATCTTTCCACCCTGCGGATTGTGGATTTGGGCGACGTGAAGATGCATGTGACGGATATTCCCCGCTGCCATCACAACATTGAACAGGGACTGCTGGAGGTGCTCGACCGCAACCCGCCGTTTTTGCCGGTCATGATCGGCGGCGATCACTCCATTACCAACCCGCTGGTGAAGGCGGTCAAACAGCATCACCGGGACAAGACGATCGGGATTGTCCAGTTTGACACCCACTTTGACTTGCGCGACCTGCGGGACGGGGGGCCGAGCAACGGGACGCCGATTCGCGGCCTGATCGAGTCGCATACCGTGTCCGGCCAGCATGTGGTCAACATCGGGCTGCACGGTTATTTCAACACCTACTCCCTCAAGCAGTATGCCGATCAACACGGGGTACGGTATGTAACGCTGCGCGAGATGAAACGAAAGGGAATCGAGCAGGTGGTAGCGGAGGCGGTGGAGTATCTGCGCCAACGGGTCGATCTGATCTATGTGACGGTGGACATCGATGTGCTGGACGTCGCGTTCGCGCCCGCCGCTCCCGCTTCCACGCCGGGAGGAATGTCCCCTTGGGAGCTGTTTGACGCGCTCTATCTCCTGGGAAAAGAACCCCTGGTATGCGGCATGGATCTGGTTTGTCTCGATCCGTTCCGCGATCACCGGCACATGGGGACCGTGAAAACGGGCGCCCATGCGATCCTGAATCTGTTGTGCGGATATATGGCAAGATAG
- the citZ gene encoding citrate synthase: protein MTTTKGLEGVVAAQSSICSIIDGVLCYAGINIDELAGNATFEEVVYLLWHGVLPKRDQLSALQKQLGESAAVPQEVIDSIRRYPRDVHPMAALRTAVSSLALYDKEAQDMSAEANYRKSVRLVAQTPVLVAAFARLRKGLEPIPPNPQYGIAQNFLYMLTGKEPTETATKALDTALILHADHEFNASTFAARVTVATLTDIYSGIVSAIGTLKGPLHGGANEQVAAMLEEIGSIDNVEPYIRKKLDNKEKIMGFGHRVYKNGDPRAKWLRRMSEALTKQVGREELYHMSVKIEEMVTSEKGLKPNVDFYSASVYISLGLEQDLFTPIFAISRMSGWTAHIMEQYENNRLIRPRAEYIGPVNQHYVPIDQR, encoded by the coding sequence ATGACTACTACCAAAGGCCTGGAAGGTGTCGTCGCTGCCCAGTCGTCGATCTGTTCGATTATCGATGGGGTCCTCTGTTACGCCGGCATCAATATTGATGAACTGGCTGGAAACGCCACCTTTGAAGAGGTCGTGTACCTGTTGTGGCATGGAGTGCTACCGAAGAGAGACCAGCTTTCCGCGCTGCAAAAGCAGCTCGGTGAGTCTGCGGCAGTGCCGCAAGAGGTGATTGACAGCATCCGCCGCTATCCGCGCGATGTGCATCCGATGGCAGCCTTGCGTACAGCCGTCTCTTCGCTAGCCCTCTACGACAAGGAAGCACAGGACATGTCAGCCGAAGCCAACTACCGCAAGTCGGTTCGGCTGGTGGCGCAAACACCGGTGCTGGTCGCCGCATTTGCCCGTCTCCGCAAGGGCTTGGAGCCGATCCCGCCAAATCCGCAGTACGGCATCGCCCAAAACTTCCTGTACATGCTGACCGGCAAGGAACCTACCGAAACCGCGACCAAGGCGCTGGATACAGCCCTGATTTTGCACGCCGACCATGAATTCAACGCTTCCACCTTTGCTGCCCGCGTTACGGTTGCGACCTTGACGGACATCTACTCCGGCATCGTCTCGGCGATCGGCACGCTGAAAGGGCCGCTCCATGGAGGGGCAAACGAACAGGTAGCCGCGATGTTGGAGGAGATCGGTTCGATCGACAACGTCGAACCGTACATCCGCAAGAAACTGGACAACAAGGAAAAAATCATGGGCTTCGGCCACCGCGTCTACAAAAATGGCGATCCGCGCGCCAAATGGCTGCGGCGGATGTCGGAAGCGCTGACCAAGCAGGTAGGGCGCGAAGAACTGTATCACATGTCCGTCAAGATTGAGGAAATGGTCACAAGCGAAAAAGGGCTGAAGCCAAACGTCGACTTCTACTCCGCTTCGGTGTACATTTCGCTCGGGTTGGAGCAGGATCTGTTCACGCCGATCTTCGCGATCAGCAGAATGTCCGGTTGGACCGCGCACATCATGGAACAGTATGAAAACAACCGCCTGATTCGCCCGCGTGCGGAATACATTGGTCCGGTCAACCAGCATTACGTACCGATTGACCAGCGATAA